From the genome of Apteryx mantelli isolate bAptMan1 chromosome 12, bAptMan1.hap1, whole genome shotgun sequence:
GAGAAGGTTCTTATCGAGGGATCTATTAACTCTGTGCGAGTCAGCATTGCAGTGAAACAGGTGAGCtggtgggaggggagggaatgGGCTGGTGGCTTGCGCGTTGCTTGGAGGAAGCCTcacttctgctttctctctgcaggCTGATGAGATTGAGAAGATCTTGTGCCATAAATTCATGCGTTTTATGATGATGAGGGCTGAGAACTTCTTCATCCTCCGCAGGAAGCCTGTGGAGGTGAGGTGACCTGGGGAGCTGCTGAGCAGCATCCTGCTGCGCTTTTGGCATTGCTGGGGAGAGGGGATCTCCAGAGCAGAACGAGGACGTGAGGTCGTGGGATTGGCGTGCTAACTGCTTATGCCACTTCTCTTCCCCAGGGCTACGACATCAGCTTTTTGATCACAAACTTCCACACAGAGCAGATGTACAAGCACAAGCTCGTGGATTTTGTGATCCATTTCATGGAGGAGATCGACAAGGAAATCAGCGAGATGAAGCTGTCTGTCAACGCCAGGGCTCGCATCGTGGCAGAGGAGTTCCTCAAGAACGTGAGGCTCTAAAGCGGGAGGCGACGCTTCCCATGTCTCTGGACGGGGGTGGAGCTCAGGCCTGCTGTGACCCTTGCGCGCAGAAGCCTGGCCCCAGGCTGTCCCCACCTGTGGGGCAGGTGTCGGCAACCCCGGGGGAAGGTGCCCTTTGGGGCAGGGGGACCGCTTGGGAGCGGGCAGGGACACCTGGAAGAGCTGGCACCCACTTTGCTCCTTCCTCGGTGAGAGAGGAGCGCGGTGCGAGGCGCCAGCCTTGCGAGGCCACCAGCGTGCTGGCACTTTGCTAGGGTGCGAACAGCAGCCGTGGGATGCGGACCGCTGAGATGAGCTGCGCAGTCCCCAGGGCAAGGAGAGGCAGGGAAGCGAGCCCGGAGTGCGGAGCTCCACAATCTGGGCAGTGCCGAATGGCGGTGATCGTTAGTCTCCATCCCCATTAATCAGCTAGCCATGGGTCAAGGCTGCCTCAGCGCAGCGTGGGAGGGAAGGGCGAGCGCGCACGCGAGCGAGGAGCAGGCAGTCAGCGGCCCTGCGCCTTCCCTTCTTGCCTTGCAGTTTTGAACTGTGGTGCCGGGCTCCCCGCTTCTCCCGCGTTCCTGCGGCGCTGCCCCACGGGGCCGGCCACAGCCCGGCCTCGCTGCCTGCGGAAGAGAGGAGAAGCCGCCAGATGCCATGgagccgcccgcggggtgcgcggCGCCGTCCCGGGGACGGCCAGAGGATTCGGCGTCCCAAAGCAAACCGTGCTTGTTTAAGACTGTGTCAACGCCCCGGTCTCtgtcccccccctcttttttttttcccccttcgtttttctttttttcaacaaTTCCTCGTTTGCTGTAACTCGGCTGATCGGTTCCCTCGTGcctgggtttggggaccccccTCCCTTGCGCGGGGAGGAGGGCTCGTgcccccccccagcgctgcctccgggagggggcggggcctggcggcgcagggggcggggcctggcggcggcgCCACGGCAACGCCAAACAGCGGGGGCGGCCCCGacggtgcgggccgggccgggccggggcgcggggcccgcggggggcggcggggcgccacgggggctgcaggggggccgCGTTGGCgcggggggggctgtggggtacGACAGGGGCTGTGGGAGGGTCTTTAGGGGGCCTGGGGGTACAAAGGGgttggtgggggggggttgtggggagGCGCGGTGAGGTGCGATGGGggctgggggtgtgtggggcTCTAGGGGGCTGTGTGGTGCAGGGGGATGGGGGGTACGATGGAGGCTGTAATGGGGGTATGAAGGGGTCTGTAGGGGGGCTGGGGGTACAaggggggctggagggggctggGAGGAGCGATAGGGTCTGGGGGAGGTTGGGGGGTACAAGGAGGGGACTGTGGGGGGCTACGAGGAGTGATAGTGTCTGTGGGGGGGGTTATGTGGTATAAGGGAGTCTGTGGGGAGCGATAGGGTCTgtggggggggtctgtggggtACAAGGGGGTCTGTGGGGAGTGATAGGGTCTGGGGGGTACGAGGGGGCTGTGTCAACATGGGGCCACATCTGTTGCCCTGCAAGCTCCGGAGCATGTGGCCTGGTCGGGGCAGCAGGACCATGCGGGTGCCAGGGCTCGGGCcgtcccctgccctgggctgctcGGTTGCCCCCGGCACGGCCAGCCGCGGGGCTGCTCTCGAGGCTCTCGGTGCCATCCCGCTGCGGCAGTGCCCCGCTGGAGCATCCTTGGGCCCGATCCGGGGCATGCAGGGCGCCCCGCTGCGCGCCCCTACACGGGCACCCCGTCTTTCCCCCATGGTCCGACGGAGGCAACACCGCCAGCGGCTTCTCCGTGCCCCCAGGCTTCTGCGGGACGCCGTGCCATGACTCGCAGGCCAGGAGGCTGCTGGTGGCCACAGGGCAAGCAGCCCTCCGGGTGAGGGGCAGGGGTGGCGGGCCGCAGCCCCCCTAGGCACACTGCAGCCCCCCGGCCTGGCGGGCGAGGGCAGGCTGGCAGAGCGGGGTTTCTCAGGGGTCCCCCTGCTTGCCCGAGGCGCCGACATGTGGATCGAGCGAGCGGTGGCTGCGGCGGCAGCAGAGAGGGCAGCTCTGCCTCCCCCCTTCCCCGGGGGCCTGGACGGTAGGAGCATCTCCCTCCCCGTGGCACCGTGCTCCCGTCCCCGctggcggcgaggcgggggccaCCGAGCTGGGGCTCTTCTCCCCCAGGGCGCACGGCACCAGCGACCAAGGGCTGTGGGCGCCGCCACTGCGGCAGCCGCCCCTCGCTCGACCCCGAGCGCTTCAAGCGGGCCAGGCTGCACGTGGAGAGGGCCATCGAGGTGAGGGCTGCGTGCCGCAGCAGCCTTCCTGTGCCCGCGGGTACGGCCTTCctccggccccggcagggcactCGGCCGGGCGGTGCGCCCAGCTCTGCCGGCCCTCCCCAGCACAAGAAGATCTTTGCGCTGCAAGGCCCCTACCCCGTGATCCGGAGCCTGCTGCGAGCCCGCGGCTGGGTGGAGAAGAAGCTCTCCTGGGCGTGCAAAGCAGGGCGCAGGCACGAGCGCCTTCCCGGTGGCCAGGAGGAGGGTGATGGCGGCAACGCTGCCGAGGAAGGTGAGGCCGGGCTGGGTGGTTTCTGAGCCCAGCGTCTCTGGGCTCCGTGCAGAGCACGAGCTTCCCAGGGGAGAGCCCGGAGGTGCTGCAAGCCCCGGGAAGGGGTTGCTCCTCAGCCTTGGCCCCAGTGGTCGCAGGGACGTGACAGCAGTGGGATGCCTCCTGGCAGGGAGCCCCCCACCTTGCTGTGCCCCAGGGAGCACCCGGCCTCTGGCCCCGCTCACCGCTGGGGTCCCCAGGCCCCTTGCCAGCCCCGATGCACGTGCCGCGGTGGGGATGCGCTGGGCTTGGCTGACTCCCGACCTTCCCCAGATGaggagggcgaggaggaggaggagcagcggGATGAGGACCCCAGTGGCACCTACAACCTCATGGTCAgctgggtgggctggggctgAAGGGTTGGGGGGCTGGGATGAGGGGGGCATCACTGGAAGCCAGGGCAGATATGGGGAGACAGGGGTCACCTGGGGGACCGGGGGGTTGTGGGATCATGGTGCTGTGGGGTAGTGAGGGTGCCCAGGGTGGTGGGACGGGGGTCAGGCTGGGTCTTGGTGAGCCGTGGTCCAGGGCACCGGGGGTGGTCGGATCCCACCAGCGTCTCACCCCAGGCCCCTTCCCACCCGCAGTCCCAGCTGGTCCGAAACCAGCTGCCTTATTTCATCTGGACCAGCCGCCGTGACGTTGTCGACTGCCGCTTGCTCCACAAGGACCAGGTGGTGAACCACTACGCCAAGGCGGGCTCCTTCACCACCAAGGTGggacgggcggcgcggggcccccgggGCGGCCAGCAtgggccccccccccagaggCGCTCAGGGTGCTGCCACCCGTCTGCCCCCAGGCCGGCCTGTGCCTCAACCTGCGAAACCTGCACTGGTTTGACCAGGCGGACGCGGACACCTTCTTCCCTCGCTGCTACCGCCTGGGGGCCGCGGACGAGAAGCAAGCCTTCATCGGTGAGCCCCGGCCCCCGGGACGCGCGGGGCgtccccgccgcggcgctccgGCCTGCCCTCATGCCCCCGCTCCCGCAGAGGACTTCCGGCTCACCGCCGCTCGCGCTCTCCTCAAAGTGGTGCTGCAGAGGGCGCGGGGGCCGCAGCGGCCCCCCAACCCCAGCGGGGCGCCGGGTGAGCTCCCGCTGCCCTCCTTCCCGGCGCCGAgggtggctggggcggctcggccGCTCCCGGGCGCTCACCCCGCGCCCCTCGcagcgggcgccgggccggggggccgcctgcccgcccggctGCTGGAGGAGGCGCTGCGGGTGTGCGGCGAGCACCTGAGCAGCCTGCGGCACCAGGACATCGACCAGGAGCCCGGGTCGCCCCCGCAGGCCGGCGGCGCTGCCTGGCACCAGTTCCTGCAGGGCTACTACCGGGTGGTGCAGTAAGTgccgggggggccggcggcggggagccgcggtGCCCGGCCCTGAGCGCCGCGTCTGCCCGCAGCGAGGGCGCCGTGCTGGAGATGTCCGGGGCGCTGCTGGAGCGCAGCCGGGCcgtgctgcagcacctggcagtgctgctcccgcagctggaCATGGAGGGCGACCACAACATCTGGATCGTGAAGCCTGGGGCCAAGTCCCGGGGCCGGGGTAAGGGAGCGCTCGTGGTGGGGGGGAAAAGCGGTGCCTGGCCGGAGCGTTTCCCGGTGCCGCTCCGGCACGGCGGCCGGTGTCGCGCAGGGATCGTCTGCCTGGCTCGCCTGGAGGAGGTGCTGCGGCTGGTGGACTGCAACCCGCTGCTGGTGAAGGACGGCAAGTGGGTGGTGCAGAAGTACGTCGAGCGGCCCCTCCTCATCTTCGGCACCAAGTTCGACGTGCGCCAGTGGTTCCTGGTGACCGACTGGAACCCGCTGACCGTCTGGTTCTACCGCGACAGCTACCTGCGCTTCTCCACCCAGCCCTTCTCCCTGCAGAGCCTCGACACGTGAGTGCGGGAGTGCCTCCACCACCACTGCCgcctcccgcggccccgctgcgggcGCTCACCCCGCTCTCTCCGCCCCAGCGCCATCCACCTCTGCAACAACTCCATCCAGAAGCACTACGAGAACGCGCGGGGCCGCCACCCCCAGCTGCCCGCCGACAACATGTGGTCGTCCCAGCAGTTCCAGGCCTAcctggagcagctggggcaggcGCGCGCCTGGCCCGACGTCATGGTGCCCGGCATGAAGGCGGCCATCGTGCACGCGGTGCAGGCCTCGCAGGACCTGGTGCAGTCCCGCAAGGGCAGCTTCGAGCTCTACGGGGCCGACTTTGTCTTCGGGGAGGACTTccagccctggctgctggagaTCAACGCCAGCCCCACCATGGCCGCCTCCACGGCAGTCACCAGCCGGCTGTGCGCCAGCGTCCAGCGGGACACGCTCCGCGTGGTCATCGACCACAAGGCCGACCGCAACTGCTCCACAGGCGCCTTTGAGCTCATCTACAAgcaggtgagcagggctggggggagccTGCCCATGCCCGGCCACCCAGGGCCAGGACCTGCGGCAGGGCGAGGGCTGGGCGGGCTCAGCTGGTGCTGCCTGAGGTTGACCCAAGCCAGAGGTTGACACAGGAAAGCCACCAGCAGCAGGAGAAACAGGGTACAGGGCAGGAGGGGCACTTCCACAGGGCAAGAAGCCAAAAGGACTATAAGGAAAGTCCAGGACTATAGGACTAAAGGACCTGTCCCCAAAGGGGGACCCTTTGGGGGACTCTGAGGTCCTGGCCCCTTGCTTTCCTGATGGCCTTGAAGGATGGGGTCTTGCAGCTGGGCTGACGTGGGCCAGGGGAGCAGCTCGCTGCCAGTGACGCCCCACGTCCCCCTGCCTCCTCCGCAGGCGGCCGTGGCCGTACCCCACTACGTGGGCATGAAGCTCTTGGTGGAAGGCTCCCCGCTGGGCAAGCTGCCGCCGGCCAGCCCCCGGCCCCCCACCAGCGCGCCCCGCGGCCGACGGCTCCCCGCGCCACCCGTCCTGAGCGCGTGCAGCTCCCGCCAGCGCCGTGCAGCGGGGCTCCCCCGGCCGCCGGCACCGCTGGAGGTGACTACAGGGACCTGGCCCCCGGCCAgaaggctggggctgccccgcaaGCCGGCCCAGGAGAGGCAGCGGGTGCCGCCCGGCGCGGCAAGCTCCTCGGAGaggactgggccgcccgctgagGGCAGCACCACGCCGCCGCGACCCACGCCGCTTTGCCTGGAGCGCTCCGGGGCCtcggcgccccgcgggctcccgcaCCTCGGCTGCCTGCAGGAGCAGCCCCGGGCCAGCCTGCCCCGGCTTGGCAGCTGctccggggccccgccgcccttCCCACGGCTCCCGGGCACCCCCGAGCCCCTGCACGCTCACGGGACAGCCCTcgtccccgctgcccggcgcagCACAGCGCCTacgctcccgctcctcctcctaGATgggccctcgcccccgccgcgatCCGGTGGGGAAACAGCACGCAGCGGCTCCCAGGGGGATGCCGATGCGGAAGAGCGCTGAAGCCTGACCCAGCTGGTGCCGGCTCCGGAAGGACCCAGGGAGGAGATGGCGtgggagctgcagggctggggcagcaccGGACTCGTCGGAGAGGCTGCAGCGCCGGGGCTGTGCAGCACCCTGCTCCTGTCCCatgccagcagccccacggcagGGGGGCACCGAGCGCTCCCCCACCCCTCCTGCCGCAGCCGGACACGTGGGGCTGGGAAAACACGCCTGTGCACGGCAGAAAGGCTCTGCCCGTCTGTGGGGCGGGAGGCGCGGGGCACGGCGTAATGCAGCTCCCCCCTTGCCCCCACGGCCGCACTGAGATGGGGCGAgaccccccctctctccccccatgATGCCTGACTCCATGGCAGTGATGCACGGCGCGCACGGCTGCAGGCAGGAACCGGCGCCGCCGACATGAGGCAGTTGCCGCCAACAGAAACCGCTGGCAGCTCTGCCGCGCCGCGCTTGCCCGCTGCCGGGGGCAGAAAGCAGGCAGGAAAGCACCTGtgcggtggtggcggcggtggggcCGGGGAACGGGGCCAGCTGCAGGCCAGGCTGCAGAGGCGGGAACGCTGCCGCCACCTGCTCCTCGGAGCAGCTTTTGCTGGCGTCGCGGGAAAAACAGAAGGCGCAGGGAGCAGCCCGGGCACAGAGCAGGCTTTAATGGGAGGGTGGGGGGGttccgccgccggggccgggcagccccaGGAGGCGCAGGGTGCGCAGGAAgaaggggggcggcggggccgtcaGCACGGCCCCCGGCAGCGCCAGCTGCTGCAGGTGCAGGTgcagcgggaggcggcggcggcgcggccccggcgccagcTGCAGTCGGCGCGCCAGCTCCTCGTCCAGCACctgcgcggggagcggggctcagcgccggggggctgcgcgggggtcCCCGCGGCCCGCACCCCGCGAGCGCCGGTACctgcgcggggggccgggcggccTCGGTGGGCAGCAGGAAGGGCTGGCCCAGGACGCGGCCCACGCGGGCCGAGCGCTCGGGCTCGCCCAGCGCGGGGCACAGCAGCAGCGCCAGGTGCGCCAGGAGCTGCCCGGGGAAGGCTGCGGGGAGAGCGGCGCCGGCGTGAGGCGGGTGCCACCACCGctgccgtccccccccccccgccccgcgccatCGCCGCCACCCACCTGTcttgggctgcagctgcagcagggcgcagccccccgcggcgcccagcACCCGGTAGCGCGTCAGGGTTTTCTTCACCTCCTTCCGGGCCAGGCTGCCGCGCGACGGGGCCGCCACGGGCACCACCTGCGGCCGCCGCAGCCGGACGTCAGCCGCTGGCCATGGGCGCCGGACCCCCCCTCTCAAATTTGTGTCCCCCTGCCTTACCGACACGGTGTCACCGCACTGCTGCCGGCGCAGCCCCGTGCACACCTCGCCCTCGGGCTCCGCCGGGACCCCCACGGTGACAGCACTGCGGGAACGGGGGGGTCAGCCTGGGGatggggaccccccccacacccccctgcGGCAGCGGCAGCTCACCAGTACGTGGCGGGGTAGCGGCCCCTCCTGCGGGCTTGGGCGAAGAAGCGCTGGAGCTGCTCAGTGGCGCGGCGGCAGCCGGACAGGAGCACGAGGCCGGAGCTCTCCCTGCGGGAAGCGGGGTGGTGCGTGGGTGGGGGGGGCCACATGGCCACAGTCATCTGTgggtcatcccccccccccagccgccccccacGTACCTGTCGGGAGCCTTGACCACGTGCAGCTCGGCCGGCAGCCCCAGGCGCCGGCTCAGCGCGGGCAGCAGCGCCGCCAGGCtcagctccccgccgccgccgccgcctgcgacACCAGGGGCTCagcgcccgccggcccccccggcccccccggccccggcgcactCACCGCAGACGGGCAGCCCCGGCGGCTTGCTGAGCGCCAGCAGAGCTCCTGCGAGGGACGGCACGGGCTCAgcacggcccccgccgccccccccagccccggccccccccccccccccccataccttCGCGGTGCACCACGGAGGCCTCCAGCAGCGCCAGCGTCTCCTCGgggccccgcggcctccccgcgccggcccggccccccctgcGGCGCCGTGGCGGGGGgtcggggcagcgccgggccccgccggcccctGGGCGCGTCCCCACGCATGCGGCTGCCCCCCGTGAACCCCCCACGCGTGTCCTCACGCCACGCCCCCCCCCGCACAGCCGTGCGCTGCCCCACGTGTGCCCGCCCCTGCAGGCCCACACGCCCGCGCctgccccacacgtgtcccccacCTGCAGGCCCCCAGCACACGTGAGGGACCCCACGCGTGTCCCACTGCAGCCACGTGTCTGCCCCACGCGTGTCCCCGCCCAGCAATCTCACTCCCGCCCCCCCGCGCATCCCTGCCGCAGCTCCCCCAACACCCACGCGtgtccccaccctcccacacccgCCCCCCCACGCGTCCCCGCCGCAGCTCCCCCAACACCCACGTGTTTCCCCGCCCCACGTCCCCCGCCCATCCCACGCGTGTCCTCACCACAGCTCCCCGCACACCCTCGCATGTCCCCGCCCCACATGCCCCCGCCACCCCACGCGCGTCCCCGCCGCATCTCCCGCACACCCACGCGCGTGCCCGCCCCACCCGCCCCACGCCGCAGCTCCCCGCACACCCACGCGCgtgcccgcccccaccccacgCGTTTCCCCGCCGCAGCtcccgcgcgcccccgccccacgcgtgtccccgccgcgcgcccccgctGACCCTGCGGCGCGCGCCAGCACGCGCGCGGCGCTTCCCCCCGCCATGGCGCCACTGCGCCTGCGCGGGGGCGGGCCCGAGGGGACAACTTCGCAGCGGTCATAGAGCTTAGCTTCCGGGCGCGCAGAGCGGCCGGCGGTGCGTGACCGCTGGGGCATTCTGACAGGGGCAGCCGGGCCCATAGATAGCCGGAAGTGCGGGTagagcggcccggcccggtgGCAGGTGGGGTGCGGaggggcgcggcggccgggccgcggcggggcgggggcgtcccggcgccggggctgccacCGGGGGGGGGCATCCTGGGGC
Proteins encoded in this window:
- the LOC106498973 gene encoding tubulin monoglycylase TTLL3 isoform X5 encodes the protein MAATLPRKSQLVRNQLPYFIWTSRRDVVDCRLLHKDQVVNHYAKAGSFTTKAGLCLNLRNLHWFDQADADTFFPRCYRLGAADEKQAFIGEPRPPGRAGRPRRGAPACPHAPAPAEDFRLTAARALLKVVLQRARGPQRPPNPSGAPGELPLPSFPAPRVAGAARPLPGAHPAPLAAGAGPGGRLPARLLEEALRVCGEHLSSLRHQDIDQEPGSPPQAGGAAWHQFLQGYYRVVHEGAVLEMSGALLERSRAVLQHLAVLLPQLDMEGDHNIWIVKPGAKSRGRGKGALVVGGKSGAWPERFPVPLRHGGRCRAGIVCLARLEEVLRLVDCNPLLVKDGKWVVQKYVERPLLIFGTKFDVRQWFLVTDWNPLTVWFYRDSYLRFSTQPFSLQSLDTAIHLCNNSIQKHYENARGRHPQLPADNMWSSQQFQAYLEQLGQARAWPDVMVPGMKAAIVHAVQASQDLVQSRKGSFELYGADFVFGEDFQPWLLEINASPTMAASTAVTSRLCASVQRDTLRVVIDHKADRNCSTGAFELIYKQAAVAVPHYVGMKLLVEGSPLGKLPPASPRPPTSAPRGRRLPAPPVLSACSSRQRRAAGLPRPPAPLEVTTGTWPPARRLGLPRKPAQERQRVPPGAASSSERTGPPAEGSTTPPRPTPLCLERSGASAPRGLPHLGCLQEQPRASLPRLGSCSGAPPPFPRLPGTPEPLHAHGTALVPAARRSTAPTLPLLLLDGPSPPPRSGGETARSGSQGDADAEER